In Lachnospiraceae bacterium, one DNA window encodes the following:
- a CDS encoding GNAT family N-acetyltransferase translates to MCEQKIIYEWCKGKKYTERISTFLKEVDPVMIPKLSERVAVDEYAEKLACNADTVFAKNKYQDIAACSVYCNRGDAFVSSVAVKKAFWNQGVATGLLKETAIHAKEKKCLRIFLKVWSENIPAVKLYEKAGFSLASKEGEWSIMVMLIDEEKGICYI, encoded by the coding sequence ATGTGTGAACAAAAAATAATATATGAATGGTGTAAAGGGAAAAAATACACGGAAAGAATCAGCACTTTTTTAAAAGAAGTTGATCCGGTCATGATCCCAAAACTGAGTGAACGCGTAGCAGTTGATGAATATGCAGAGAAGCTGGCATGTAATGCGGATACGGTATTTGCAAAGAATAAATATCAGGATATAGCAGCATGCTCTGTTTATTGCAATAGAGGGGATGCATTTGTTTCATCAGTAGCAGTAAAAAAAGCGTTTTGGAATCAAGGAGTGGCAACAGGACTCTTGAAAGAGACAGCAATACATGCGAAAGAGAAAAAATGTTTAAGAATATTTTTGAAGGTCTGGAGCGAAAATATACCTGCCGTGAAATTATATGAGAAAGCAGGTTTTTCATTAGCCTCAAAAGAAGGTGAATGGAGTATCATGGTGATGCTTATAGATGAGGAGAAGGGTATATGCTATATATGA
- a CDS encoding polysaccharide pyruvyl transferase family protein: protein MKKILVTGLCTLHWGRLQYGNIGNYYIIEPLFRLLHKYFPGYAITTTFQMTEEFARKEKIEIVPMWLYYNWDSQNDLKNAYDDVEKARGYIRKEVCYSGLTEYGKLVSQCEFVLNVSGDMWGDNAEHVGHQRFLVDCLKMLTAQVLGIKTILYAVTPGPFNRIEDKKLALQVFKNFSMVVIREKLSKENLVKWGFPTDHVVWAPCPSFLFEPNKEYQSKWIRRIERLHQSNEKVIGLTFGGFNMPVGPYDMWPRDPEQYRVFLNVAEYIINELKADIMIFSHTNGFELPPQFKLINGRDFMILNQFYKLLVDRNQNYREHVILVDEPLLPCNIKKLIGRLDMLITGRVHASVAATSQCVPTVYMEYNQNVIYSDKMYGFSSQIGMEKYVSAPGNFNDLAAIITDCYDNIDLVRRQLEEKIPVIKKQAEDIFEDIRKICVNKK from the coding sequence ATGAAAAAAATTTTAGTTACAGGTTTATGCACATTACATTGGGGAAGACTGCAATATGGAAATATCGGAAACTACTATATTATAGAGCCACTATTCAGACTTTTGCACAAATACTTCCCAGGATATGCCATAACAACTACTTTTCAAATGACAGAGGAATTTGCCAGGAAGGAAAAAATTGAGATTGTCCCGATGTGGTTATATTATAATTGGGATTCTCAGAATGATCTAAAAAACGCATATGATGATGTCGAAAAAGCAAGAGGATATATTCGGAAAGAGGTCTGTTATAGCGGCTTAACGGAGTATGGTAAGCTGGTATCACAGTGCGAATTTGTTTTAAATGTATCGGGAGATATGTGGGGAGATAACGCGGAGCATGTAGGGCATCAGCGTTTCCTGGTAGACTGTTTGAAAATGCTGACCGCACAGGTGCTGGGAATAAAGACAATATTATATGCAGTGACACCGGGACCGTTCAACAGGATTGAGGATAAAAAGCTTGCGCTGCAGGTGTTCAAAAATTTTTCCATGGTCGTGATCAGGGAAAAATTATCTAAAGAAAATCTTGTTAAATGGGGATTTCCAACGGATCACGTTGTCTGGGCTCCCTGCCCCTCTTTTTTATTTGAGCCAAACAAGGAATATCAGTCGAAGTGGATAAGAAGAATTGAACGGTTGCACCAAAGCAACGAGAAGGTAATAGGTTTAACATTTGGCGGATTTAATATGCCGGTGGGTCCCTATGATATGTGGCCAAGAGATCCGGAACAGTATCGCGTATTTTTGAATGTGGCGGAATACATTATTAATGAATTAAAAGCGGATATCATGATATTTTCCCACACTAACGGCTTTGAGCTTCCGCCGCAGTTTAAACTAATAAATGGTCGTGATTTCATGATCCTGAATCAGTTTTATAAATTGCTGGTTGACAGGAATCAAAATTATAGAGAACATGTAATATTAGTTGATGAACCGTTATTGCCGTGCAATATTAAAAAATTAATAGGCAGACTGGATATGCTGATCACAGGCAGGGTTCACGCTTCTGTTGCAGCGACAAGCCAATGTGTCCCGACTGTGTATATGGAATATAACCAGAATGTGATCTACAGTGATAAAATGTATGGATTTTCATCCCAGATCGGCATGGAAAAATACGTGTCGGCGCCAGGAAATTTTAATGATCTGGCAGCGATAATAACGGATTGCTATGATAATATTGATCTTGTGAGAAGACAGCTGGAAGAAAAAATCCCTGTAATAAAAAAACAGGCAGAAGATATCTTTGAGGATATCAGAAAAATATGTGTGAACAAAAAATAA
- a CDS encoding radical SAM protein, which yields MLNKDVYKILTEVYKYSGQIRKSVDFVTNGTLEIPLELLELFEKNKNKTKVVISNYGENLSKKADIIQHELEKREIPFRVSKFYGDNLYYDGWIDFSDHSLKWDTKEKRDENAQKCIHRVGKYFVINDGEIHCCSRSYWRMKQGIIPKVRGEYVPLMDPSITIEEKREDLMQMFNQKSSTSCAYCVGLCNETKRVLPAQQLNNIRNS from the coding sequence TTGTTAAATAAAGATGTTTATAAAATTTTAACAGAGGTATATAAATATTCTGGACAGATCAGAAAGTCAGTAGATTTTGTCACGAATGGAACATTGGAAATACCATTGGAACTATTAGAGCTATTTGAAAAAAACAAAAATAAAACAAAGGTGGTTATAAGCAACTATGGAGAAAATCTGTCAAAAAAAGCTGATATCATACAGCATGAGTTAGAAAAGAGGGAAATACCTTTCAGAGTATCAAAATTTTATGGTGATAATTTATATTACGATGGCTGGATAGATTTTTCGGATCATTCATTAAAATGGGATACAAAAGAAAAAAGGGACGAAAATGCGCAGAAATGTATTCACAGGGTTGGAAAATACTTTGTTATAAATGACGGGGAAATACATTGCTGCTCGAGATCCTATTGGAGAATGAAACAGGGAATAATTCCTAAGGTGAGGGGGGAGTATGTTCCGCTAATGGATCCGTCAATTACGATAGAAGAGAAAAGGGAAGATTTGATGCAAATGTTCAATCAAAAAAGCAGTACATCATGTGCCTATTGTGTAGGCTTGTGCAATGAAACCAAGAGAGTTTTACCTGCCCAGCAGTTAAACAATATACGTAACAGTTAG
- a CDS encoding WbqC family protein — protein MKIAIMQPYLFPYIGYFSLIKNTDHFVFFDTPQYIRKGWINRNRIIGATGEAVFFTIPVQKAKRETPINKIMISQNENWKMKILGQLNVYKRAPYYNEVIQLVNDTLGIQTSSISDMAIASIVKTCEYLGIHMKSDVFSEMNLRIPNVNAPDEWALYITKESGYDTYVNPPGGRSFFDPEKYKKHNIDLQFLEQEIVPYRQKGKEFIPALSIIDVMMFCSKDQIASMLRQYQIRRKNENGYQ, from the coding sequence ATGAAAATAGCAATTATGCAGCCGTATCTTTTTCCATATATAGGCTATTTTTCACTTATAAAAAATACGGATCATTTTGTATTCTTTGATACGCCGCAATATATCAGAAAGGGCTGGATCAATAGAAACAGGATTATAGGGGCTACGGGGGAAGCAGTCTTTTTTACGATACCTGTGCAAAAAGCGAAAAGGGAAACGCCCATTAATAAAATAATGATCTCACAAAATGAAAACTGGAAAATGAAGATACTGGGGCAGCTTAACGTGTACAAAAGGGCTCCTTATTATAACGAGGTGATCCAGCTTGTAAATGATACATTAGGTATACAAACATCAAGCATATCGGATATGGCAATAGCCAGTATTGTAAAAACATGTGAGTATCTGGGAATACACATGAAAAGCGATGTCTTTTCAGAAATGAATCTGCGTATACCAAATGTAAATGCACCGGATGAATGGGCTTTATATATTACGAAAGAATCAGGATATGATACATATGTAAACCCACCGGGCGGGAGATCCTTCTTTGACCCGGAAAAATATAAAAAACATAATATAGATCTGCAGTTTCTGGAACAGGAGATCGTGCCATACAGACAAAAAGGAAAGGAATTTATTCCGGCTTTGTCAATCATTGATGTTATGATGTTCTGCAGTAAAGATCAAATTGCCAGTATGCTGCGCCAATATCAGATAAGGAGAAAAAATGAGAACGGATATCAATAG
- a CDS encoding DegT/DnrJ/EryC1/StrS family aminotransferase: MDEKILVTRPSMPSYDEYIEAIKPLWDSHWITNMGTYHQQLEKELKEYLDVPGLSLMVNGHMALELAIQAFDFPEGAEVITTPFTFISTTHAIIRNRLKPVFCDVKLNDGTIDETKIEDLITENTVAILPVHVYGNVCNVEKIQKIADKHGLKVIYDAAHAFGVKYKGRGIGSYGDASVFSFHATKVYNTIEGGAVSFSDLSLYEKLHNLKNFGIRGEDRVISIGGNAKMNEFCAIMGLCNLKHIDEAIQARKERYAHYIELLKDTVGIKRLGRNKNATNNYAYFPILVKTEYGRDRDGLYDYLRQNNIYARKYFYPITADQECFRDKYKKLMLPAARNISKQILTLPLYENLDMRSISDICTIINDTKERKH, from the coding sequence ATGGACGAAAAGATACTAGTGACAAGGCCTTCAATGCCGTCATACGATGAATATATAGAGGCGATAAAACCATTGTGGGATTCTCATTGGATCACAAATATGGGAACATATCATCAGCAACTTGAAAAAGAACTAAAAGAATATCTGGATGTGCCGGGACTGTCATTAATGGTTAATGGACATATGGCACTGGAACTTGCGATCCAGGCATTTGATTTTCCAGAAGGAGCAGAAGTTATAACGACTCCGTTTACCTTTATATCTACGACACATGCAATCATAAGAAACAGATTAAAGCCGGTATTTTGTGATGTTAAGCTAAATGATGGAACAATAGACGAAACAAAGATAGAAGACCTGATAACGGAAAATACAGTGGCAATCCTGCCGGTACATGTCTACGGAAATGTGTGTAATGTAGAGAAAATTCAAAAAATTGCAGACAAGCATGGTCTCAAAGTGATCTATGATGCCGCCCATGCTTTTGGAGTGAAATACAAAGGGAGAGGAATTGGAAGTTATGGCGATGCATCGGTGTTTAGCTTTCATGCCACAAAGGTCTATAATACGATCGAAGGCGGCGCAGTATCATTTTCAGATCTCAGCTTATACGAAAAATTACATAATTTGAAAAATTTTGGAATACGGGGAGAAGATCGGGTGATCTCCATAGGTGGCAATGCGAAAATGAATGAATTCTGTGCGATCATGGGATTGTGCAATCTGAAGCATATTGATGAGGCGATTCAGGCGAGGAAAGAGAGATACGCACATTACATAGAATTATTAAAAGATACTGTGGGAATTAAACGGCTTGGGAGAAATAAAAACGCAACCAATAATTATGCGTATTTTCCAATACTTGTCAAAACGGAATATGGAAGAGACAGAGATGGGCTATATGATTATTTAAGGCAAAATAATATATATGCGAGAAAGTATTTTTATCCCATTACAGCGGACCAGGAGTGCTTTAGGGATAAATATAAAAAACTGATGCTGCCGGCAGCAAGAAATATTTCAAAACAAATATTGACTTTACCGCTGTATGAAAATCTGGACATGAGAAGTATATCAGATATATGCACGATAATAAACGATACGAAGGAGAGAAAGCATTAG
- a CDS encoding geobacillin-26 family protein (This protein is homologous to geobacillin 26, a large bacteriocin (245 amino acids) that was found in the thermophile Geobacillus sp. 15, and that has an unknown mechanism of action.) encodes MKRILSLLLSAMLLLSISFTTFAESNVITTNIQTLEKSDEKCVVKETRTDSIIISTNDKVNNTLTIETYDISDKRKLNTQTYFLNVLEKNIELNNKIELLSGDEYEHTFSDREYDIYFEYESPQWQIRSKNERKLGYESTVNDMSYLENFRLAVKDVNSAEKNIIGSVGSTVAVTAIAAYLTGGIGAGSAAAGGSAAIVAAFTDLDNACDNADYYFGRVEFAPY; translated from the coding sequence ATGAAAAGAATATTATCACTATTATTATCTGCTATGCTTCTGTTGTCAATATCATTTACGACTTTTGCGGAATCAAACGTCATCACGACTAATATTCAAACCTTAGAAAAAAGTGATGAGAAATGTGTAGTAAAAGAAACGAGAACAGATAGTATTATTATTTCTACAAACGATAAAGTTAATAATACATTGACAATTGAAACTTACGATATATCTGATAAAAGAAAGCTTAATACCCAAACGTATTTCCTGAATGTATTAGAAAAAAACATTGAACTGAATAATAAAATTGAGCTTTTGAGCGGAGATGAGTATGAACATACTTTTTCTGATCGCGAATATGATATTTATTTTGAGTATGAATCCCCTCAATGGCAAATCCGTTCTAAGAATGAACGAAAATTAGGATATGAAAGTACTGTAAATGATATGAGTTATCTGGAAAACTTTCGTTTAGCAGTTAAAGATGTTAACTCTGCCGAGAAAAATATCATAGGTTCTGTAGGTAGTACAGTTGCAGTAACAGCAATTGCTGCATATTTAACAGGTGGCATTGGTGCCGGTTCTGCTGCCGCAGGGGGGAGTGCAGCTATAGTAGCTGCTTTTACAGACTTAGATAATGCTTGTGATAATGCAGACTACTACTTTGGAAGAGTTGAGTTTGCTCCATATTAA
- the spoIIID gene encoding sporulation transcriptional regulator SpoIIID: protein MKDYIEERAVAIANYIIDHNATVRQTAKRFGISKSTVHKDCTERLISINPSLAAQTRVVLDLNKSERHIRGGMATREKYQHRLAICSREEK, encoded by the coding sequence TTGAAAGATTATATTGAAGAACGGGCTGTGGCCATTGCTAATTACATTATAGATCACAACGCTACGGTACGCCAGACTGCAAAACGATTTGGGATAAGCAAGAGTACAGTGCATAAGGACTGCACGGAGAGACTTATCTCTATCAATCCATCTCTTGCCGCCCAGACCCGAGTGGTCCTGGATCTGAACAAATCTGAGCGCCATATCAGGGGCGGAATGGCTACAAGGGAGAAATACCAGCACCGGCTGGCAATCTGCAGCCGTGAGGAGAAATAA
- a CDS encoding LysR family transcriptional regulator, whose product MEMKELYYFIAIAEEKSISKAAERLFMAQSSLSQFLGILENNVGSKLFIRTSRGVCLTQEGELMLQYAYKTLAEYRSVQNEIKDIKQLKSGRVIMGISTFRGSYLLPPVLNAFHLEHPDVKVEIVEKNSMALEQMLLSGEIDIALLVMSEADPRLNIERVMKDEICLLTSPTHPIMAFVRDNEDNSDSRIPQYVNLKDTLAYEYLLSDYDTILGREARRIFNRNGVQPIASNHALSALMSAAMGAAGLGLAFTYYSSRHYFRNAEFLSLGAESAFVDLGIALPPGRYHSRAALALKDTLMEVLQAADG is encoded by the coding sequence ATGGAAATGAAAGAATTATATTATTTTATTGCCATAGCAGAAGAGAAGAGCATTTCAAAAGCGGCAGAGCGGCTGTTTATGGCCCAGTCCAGCCTTAGCCAGTTTTTAGGCATACTGGAAAATAACGTAGGAAGCAAACTGTTTATCCGTACTTCTAGAGGCGTATGTCTGACCCAGGAAGGGGAGCTGATGCTTCAGTATGCTTATAAGACACTGGCAGAATACAGATCGGTACAAAATGAGATCAAAGATATCAAACAGTTAAAAAGCGGTCGTGTGATCATGGGGATCAGTACGTTCAGAGGTTCCTATCTTCTTCCGCCTGTGTTGAACGCATTCCATCTGGAGCACCCGGATGTGAAGGTAGAGATTGTGGAGAAAAATTCTATGGCATTGGAACAGATGCTGCTGTCCGGTGAGATTGACATTGCCCTTCTGGTCATGTCTGAGGCAGATCCTAGACTGAACATAGAGCGTGTTATGAAAGATGAGATATGCCTGCTCACCAGCCCTACTCATCCGATCATGGCTTTTGTCCGAGATAATGAGGATAACTCTGATTCCAGGATACCCCAGTACGTGAATTTAAAAGATACCCTTGCATATGAATATCTTCTCAGCGACTACGATACCATCCTGGGACGGGAAGCAAGGCGCATCTTTAACAGAAATGGGGTACAGCCCATTGCCAGCAACCATGCGCTGTCAGCCCTTATGTCAGCAGCTATGGGAGCAGCGGGACTTGGACTTGCATTTACTTATTACAGCTCCAGACATTATTTCAGAAATGCAGAATTTTTATCTTTAGGCGCAGAAAGTGCCTTTGTAGACTTAGGTATAGCACTGCCGCCTGGCAGATACCATTCCAGAGCAGCTTTAGCGCTAAAAGATACCCTGATGGAGGTTTTACAGGCGGCAGATGGGTGA
- a CDS encoding DUF6282 family protein, producing MGKISMKGVCDMHVHTNPDLRLRAYDDFQLADAAIRVGARAIVIKTHLGFTVNRAYLTNQYVKRVYGENTGFTMYGGVVMNKVIGGINPEAVEKGLKLGAKEIWLPTQSAKRHLEKMGQNPADGIELVRDGKVVPELIDVFKLIRDHDAVLGTAHVSPKEAFVVVEAARDAGVKKIVITHPEWWVVDMSMEDQIRLVKDYDVILERCYAQNMGGGAYKSNLPDNLEIIKTVGYEHVMVDTDGGQTENPNWELALEEYMQYLADHGIPEEHIYHMTKTIPYKLLGIE from the coding sequence ATGGGAAAGATTTCCATGAAAGGCGTGTGCGATATGCACGTACACACAAATCCAGACTTAAGACTTCGTGCTTATGATGATTTTCAGCTGGCAGATGCTGCGATCAGAGTGGGCGCCAGAGCCATTGTTATAAAGACCCATCTGGGCTTTACGGTAAACCGTGCTTACCTCACTAATCAATACGTAAAAAGAGTTTATGGTGAAAATACCGGCTTCACTATGTACGGCGGCGTTGTTATGAACAAAGTCATCGGTGGCATCAACCCTGAAGCAGTAGAAAAGGGCTTAAAGCTGGGCGCAAAAGAGATCTGGCTTCCTACCCAGTCTGCAAAACGCCATTTAGAGAAAATGGGGCAGAATCCAGCTGATGGGATTGAATTGGTACGGGATGGAAAGGTGGTTCCAGAGCTTATTGATGTATTTAAGCTGATCCGCGACCATGATGCAGTCCTCGGAACTGCCCATGTTTCTCCAAAAGAAGCATTTGTAGTTGTGGAAGCCGCAAGAGATGCCGGCGTAAAGAAGATCGTTATTACTCATCCGGAATGGTGGGTAGTAGACATGAGCATGGAAGACCAGATCCGCCTGGTAAAAGATTATGATGTGATCCTTGAACGGTGTTATGCACAGAACATGGGCGGTGGCGCTTACAAGAGCAATCTCCCGGACAATCTGGAAATCATCAAAACAGTAGGCTATGAACATGTTATGGTAGATACAGACGGCGGGCAGACAGAAAATCCAAACTGGGAGCTGGCTTTAGAGGAATATATGCAATATCTGGCTGATCATGGTATCCCGGAAGAACATATTTACCACATGACAAAAACAATTCCTTACAAGCTTCTTGGAATTGAATAA
- a CDS encoding SLC13 family permease, with translation MLSIIIILSIALAIFLGYRTKINTGLFCIVFAYIIGCFVMGLKPKQVIAFWPTNTMFVILSVSLFYNFAAINGTLEKMSGALLYACRNFPGLLPYALFAVAVILSVMGATYFTVLAFLAPITLVICDESRMDKLTGAVAINCGALAGGNFPTSNLGVVFRGLADTAYEASPDIAAVDSFNMEMKIFIFAIIFSLILITIFRFGFKENRNIGKGVTFKKPEAFTKDQKTTLTLMLAMMAVVLIFPLLNILMSGNTAVKYISGKVDVGLVAIIFTVIALLLKLAPQKEAIARIPWNTIIMIAGAGMLIAVAVEAGTIEALSTWIGSNVPKPLVPIAFCLVGAIMSFFSSTTGVVAPALFPLIPNLAASVGLSAPVLFACTILGAQSSAISPFSSGGSLILGSTPKEEERNELFNRLLMVAVPISVITCTIYNFVIAMVL, from the coding sequence ATGTTAAGTATCATTATCATTCTTTCAATCGCGCTGGCAATCTTTCTCGGATACAGAACAAAGATCAACACTGGTCTTTTCTGTATTGTATTTGCCTACATCATCGGATGTTTCGTTATGGGATTAAAACCAAAACAGGTCATCGCTTTCTGGCCTACAAACACCATGTTTGTTATCTTGTCCGTTTCGTTATTTTATAATTTTGCTGCTATCAACGGAACTCTGGAGAAAATGTCCGGCGCCCTGTTATATGCCTGTCGCAATTTTCCGGGATTGCTTCCTTATGCACTGTTTGCAGTAGCTGTCATCCTTTCTGTTATGGGTGCTACTTATTTTACGGTTCTTGCATTCCTGGCTCCTATCACCCTTGTGATCTGCGATGAGTCCAGAATGGACAAATTAACCGGTGCTGTTGCCATTAACTGTGGTGCCTTAGCAGGTGGCAATTTTCCAACTTCCAATCTTGGGGTCGTTTTCCGCGGTCTGGCTGATACAGCCTATGAGGCTTCTCCTGATATCGCAGCCGTAGATTCCTTCAATATGGAAATGAAGATCTTTATCTTTGCTATCATCTTCTCCCTGATCCTCATTACCATTTTCCGCTTTGGTTTTAAGGAAAACAGAAATATTGGAAAAGGCGTTACTTTTAAAAAACCTGAAGCTTTTACAAAAGATCAGAAGACCACTCTCACTTTAATGTTAGCCATGATGGCTGTAGTTCTGATCTTCCCGCTGTTAAATATCCTTATGTCAGGAAATACTGCTGTTAAATATATCAGTGGAAAAGTGGATGTCGGTCTGGTTGCTATTATCTTTACTGTGATCGCCCTCTTATTAAAGCTGGCACCTCAGAAAGAAGCCATTGCCCGCATCCCTTGGAATACTATTATCATGATCGCAGGCGCCGGTATGCTGATCGCTGTTGCAGTAGAAGCAGGAACCATTGAAGCACTTTCCACCTGGATCGGTTCCAATGTACCAAAGCCTCTGGTTCCTATTGCTTTCTGCCTGGTAGGTGCCATCATGAGTTTCTTCAGCTCCACCACAGGAGTAGTTGCTCCTGCATTGTTCCCGCTGATCCCGAATCTGGCTGCTTCTGTAGGTTTAAGCGCACCGGTATTATTTGCCTGCACGATCCTTGGTGCCCAGTCCAGCGCCATCAGCCCATTTTCTTCCGGCGGTTCCCTGATCCTTGGTTCCACCCCGAAAGAAGAAGAACGCAATGAGCTGTTTAACCGTCTTCTCATGGTAGCTGTCCCCATCAGCGTGATCACCTGCACTATTTATAACTTTGTGATCGCTATGGTTCTGTAA
- a CDS encoding C45 family peptidase, whose product MYPIIRLTQEDPYERGLEYGRQAREKIEICVEYYKKQFLKKGMLWEVLKKYTNRFSEIITETCPEQIEEIRGISAGSQIPLEEILIINARYEISKFPKELECTTGAVWGKAVKDGHMYGFKNWDFNQCARPHIVILDIQLKNGPHMIGFSEAGQIMRDGFSSNGIAILANNLQSVNDHAGYGLPVTCLRRKVLTCATFKEAEQFILASERTVSNNILLIDGFHNKAVDYEWQPDGTVDIIGPEQDMITHANHFIVHPERDALAGRPKNRDRRLRELLMEHYGKIDLDIIKECLKDHKYYTLSVCGHPDPQGDAYSKDRMTVSSMIGDFYNKKVYITAGPPCCNEYVEFEL is encoded by the coding sequence ATGTATCCAATTATTCGATTAACACAGGAAGATCCATATGAAAGAGGCTTGGAATATGGAAGACAGGCAAGAGAAAAAATAGAAATCTGTGTAGAATATTATAAAAAACAATTTCTGAAAAAGGGAATGTTATGGGAAGTATTAAAAAAATATACAAACAGATTTTCGGAAATAATTACAGAGACCTGTCCGGAACAGATAGAAGAAATACGGGGAATATCAGCAGGTTCTCAGATACCTTTAGAGGAAATATTGATCATTAATGCACGTTATGAGATTTCAAAGTTTCCTAAAGAGCTGGAATGCACAACAGGAGCTGTTTGGGGTAAAGCAGTAAAAGACGGGCATATGTATGGATTTAAGAACTGGGACTTTAATCAGTGTGCACGCCCTCATATTGTAATTCTGGATATCCAATTAAAAAACGGTCCTCATATGATCGGCTTTTCTGAAGCCGGACAGATAATGCGAGATGGATTCAGTAGTAATGGAATTGCGATATTGGCCAATAATCTTCAGTCTGTTAATGATCATGCGGGATATGGTCTTCCGGTAACCTGTCTTAGAAGAAAGGTTCTTACATGTGCCACATTTAAGGAAGCAGAACAATTTATTTTAGCATCAGAACGAACTGTGTCAAATAATATCCTGTTAATAGATGGTTTTCATAATAAAGCAGTTGATTATGAGTGGCAGCCAGACGGTACTGTGGATATAATCGGACCAGAGCAGGATATGATCACACATGCTAATCATTTTATAGTGCATCCGGAAAGAGATGCTTTGGCTGGTCGGCCTAAAAACCGAGATCGCCGTTTAAGAGAACTTTTGATGGAACACTATGGAAAAATTGATTTGGATATTATTAAAGAATGCTTGAAAGATCATAAATATTATACTTTATCAGTATGTGGGCATCCAGATCCGCAAGGAGATGCGTATTCAAAAGACCGGATGACCGTTTCTTCTATGATAGGAGATTTTTATAATAAAAAAGTTTATATTACAGCCGGTCCGCCGTGTTGTAATGAATATGTAGAGTTTGAACTGTAA